One Burkholderia gladioli genomic window, GCACATAGACCTCGGTGCGCCGCGAGAGGTGATACCCCGCCGTCGCGCCGATCTCGTTGAGGTGCGGATGGCTGTTGCTGCGCAGTGCCTCGATCGATGCATTCGTGTACAGGTACATCATCGCCACGTACCAGGCCGAGCTGAAGTCGTACTTCGCGTTGAATTCCACGTTGTCGAACCTGATGTCGCGGAGCACGCCATCGCGCGGTGCGGCGTAGAGATTCGTGTGCGTATACACCAGGCCCAGCGTGGCAGCGCCGAACACATAGCTGGCGCCCGCGGCGGCCACCCGCTGCGTGCCCGCGTGGTAGATCGAGCCCACCACCGCGCCCGACGCATTCAGGTCTTCCCCGTCGACGTTCATGTAGGCCGCCGCCGCCGTGAGCGGGCCGCCGCGATAGCGCGCGCCGACGCTCCAGGCGCGATTGCCGGCGAACTGGCCGGCCTGGTTGCTGAAGCCGTACAGGCCGCCGAACTGCACGCCCGAATACTCGGCGCTGGTGTACTTGACCGCGTTGTTGATGCTGAAGCTCTGGTCGAGGTTGTCGGCGTCGAAGGGATGCCCGAACAGGCCATCGCCCCAACTGCCGGCCGCGCTCAGCGGCGCGACGTAATCGACAACGGAATCGTATTGCCTGCCCAGCGTGATCGTGCCGAGTCGATCCGACGAAAGGCCCACATAGGCCTGCC contains:
- a CDS encoding porin; the encoded protein is MKIARTLVPALLAMSAGAAYAQSSVTLYGTIDEGFDYISNEAGHSNYTLSSNIRQLGNRWGLKGSEDLGGGLHAVFRLENDFGLSNGALVQSGVIFGRQAYVGLSSDRLGTITLGRQYDSVVDYVAPLSAAGSWGDGLFGHPFDADNLDQSFSINNAVKYTSAEYSGVQFGGLYGFSNQAGQFAGNRAWSVGARYRGGPLTAAAAYMNVDGEDLNASGAVVGSIYHAGTQRVAAAGASYVFGAATLGLVYTHTNLYAAPRDGVLRDIRFDNVEFNAKYDFSSAWYVAMMYLYTNASIEALRSNSHPHLNEIGATAGYHLSRRTEVYVQGLYQHTSGNQFASIADLTDSSSRNQTVARVGIRTAF